GTAATTCTTGATTTAAAAGTATATCCTTCAAAAGGAGACCAACCACATTTAGCTAAAATATTTTCTTTTTTAACGCTCCAAGGCAAGCCCGCATTTACGATTACTAAATCGGCATAATACCCTTCTTTAATAAAACCGCGTTTTTCAATTTTGAAGATCTTGGCCGGATTGTGGCACATTTTTTCTACAATCTTTTCTACACTAATTTTGCCTTGATGAAAAGCTTCGAACAATGCTACCACTGCATGTTGAACTAATGGCCCACCAGATGGTGCATTTAAATACGATTGTTGCTTTTCTTCTAAAGTATGCGGTGCATGATCAGTTGCAATAACATCAATCCTGTCGTCTAACAATGCTTTCCAAAGCGCTTCTTTATCAGTAGCCGTTTTCACAGCAGGATTCCACTTGATAAAATTACCTTTAGTAGCATAATCCTCATTAGTAAACCACAAATGATGTACACATACCTCCGCCGTAATTTTTTTGTCTTCCAATGGAATTTTATTGGTAAACAAATCCATTTCTTTGGCCGTTGACAAGTGAAAAATATGCAGTCTTGCTCCCGTTTTTTTGGCTAACGCAATCGCTTTTGAAGACGAAAGATAACAGGCCTCGGTGCTTCGAATTAAATGATGCGCAGTAACTGGAACCTCTTCTCCGTATTCTTCTTTGTATTGTGCTAAATTATTTTTAATTGTAGTTTCATCTTCACAATGCACCGCAATCAACATCGGCGTACTTGAAAATATTCTCTCTAATACAGCTTCATTATCTACAAGCATATTTCCGGTAGACGAACCTAAAAAGATTTTAATTCCGGCTACATTTTTCGGATTGGTTTTTAACACTTCATCCAAATTGTCATTTGTAGCTCCCATCATAAACGAATAATTCGCAAATGAATTTTGAGATGCTATTTGGTATTTTTCCTCAAGAATTTCTTGAGTGACAGCATTAGGTACTGTAT
This sequence is a window from Flavobacterium ammoniigenes. Protein-coding genes within it:
- a CDS encoding dihydroorotase, with product MNRVLIKNAKIVNEGSIFEGDVLIEDDLIVEIAEKISAKSADCKIVDAEGNYLIPGAIDDQVHFREPGLTHKGDIESESRAAVAGGITSFIEQPNTVPNAVTQEILEEKYQIASQNSFANYSFMMGATNDNLDEVLKTNPKNVAGIKIFLGSSTGNMLVDNEAVLERIFSSTPMLIAVHCEDETTIKNNLAQYKEEYGEEVPVTAHHLIRSTEACYLSSSKAIALAKKTGARLHIFHLSTAKEMDLFTNKIPLEDKKITAEVCVHHLWFTNEDYATKGNFIKWNPAVKTATDKEALWKALLDDRIDVIATDHAPHTLEEKQQSYLNAPSGGPLVQHAVVALFEAFHQGKISVEKIVEKMCHNPAKIFKIEKRGFIKEGYYADLVIVNAGLPWSVKKENILAKCGWSPFEGYTFKSRITHTFVNGQLVYNAFKVKDIRAGKRLLFNR